CTTGTTTTGGAGGCTCTGCGCAAGCTCACGCGGGGAGAAGTTCGGCTCCAGGAGCCGATGGCCCGACACACCTCGCTGCGCATTGGAGGTCCGGCCGACGTCTTTGTGGTGCCTCGCGACAAGGAGGACTCGGCTCAGATTGTCGAATGGCTCCAGAGCCGGGCGATACCGCATTTCATCCTGGGCCGGGGCACCAACATCCTGGTGGGCGATGCGGGGATCCGCGGCGTGGTCGTGGCGATCCAGGACAGCTTGGAGTACCTGCATATCGAGGGCGCGCGCGTGACCGTGGGCGCCGGCTACAGCCTGCCTAAACTCGTGCTTGAATGCCTGCGCCGCGGTCTGGGCGGTATTGAGGGCCTCGGTGGGGTGCCGGGCAGCGTGGGCGGGGCCGTGATCATGAACGCCGGCGCCTACGGGGTGGAGCTTTTCGATTACCTTTTGCACGTAGAGCTCATCCAAGAGGGGCGCCGACAGATACGCCGACGCGAGCAGGTCCGCTACGGGTATCGATACACAGACCTGCGGGGCGCTCTTGTGCTGGAGGCCGTGCTGGAGCTTCCCGCTGTGGACCCAGAACAGGCCCTTCGACGGCGACAAGAGCTGCTGGCTCGGCGCAACGCCACCCAGCCTCTGGAGTTGCCCAATGCGGGCAGCGTGTTCAAAAACCCTCCGGGGGAGTATGCGGGTCGGCTGATCGAAGCGGCTGGGCTGAAGGGGTTTCGGATCGGCGGGGCCATGGTCTCCGATAAGCACGCGAACTTCCTCGTAAACACCGGCTCGGCAACCGCCCAGGATATGCGGCGTCTTATCGAGCACGTACGTCAGGTGGTGCAGGAGCGCTTTGGTGTGGAGCTGGAGCTAGAAATCGAGCTTGTGGGGGAGGGGTTTTAGCTGTGGCTTCGCTTCGCAAGGCGCTGCTACTTGGGATGTTGTTTCTGGGAGCCCTTGGGTTCGGGTTTTGGAAGTGGCGTGAGGGGCTCACATGCCGTCGCCTTCTGGTTGAGGGCGCCCGATGGGTGGCCGATTCCAGTCTGATTCGGCCCCTTGTTCCCGCGCTCGGAAGTCCGCTCTATGGGGCGCATCTTGCCATGTGGGAGCGCCGGCTGGTGGGACATCCGTATCTTCGCACCGTTCGCATCCGGCCGCGCCTGCCGGATGCGTGGGTGATTCAGGTGCAGGAGCGGCAGCCCGTGGCCCGTCTAGCCGAGGCGCCAGGCCTTTACCTGGATGACGAGGGCCGTTTGCTGCCGCCTCCGGAGCGTGGTCTGCCCAGCGTGCCCTGGGTACGGGGCTTGGGGCCGCCCTATGGCGCCGGGCTGGTCCGGCGCGATACGGTCATGCGGGCCCTGCTGCCCTGGCTGCGATGGCTGGCCGCGGTGGGGCCGCGCCGGGCCCTGGTGGCCGAAATCGCGCTCTATCCGGGTCCGGAATTGGTCCTGTATACCACTTTGGGCTACGTGCCCGTACGCGTCGATCCGGAGCGCGTTGAGGAGCAGTGGAAAGCCTTCGAGGCCTTCTACTGGCAGGAGATCTTGCCCCGCGGAGGACGGGGTTTTGAGGAGCTCGACGTGCGGTATCGAGGCCAGGTCGTCGCCCGCCTGAAGGAGGGCGCCCACTAGCAAGGAGTGGCTTATGGAAGGGTTGGTTGTGGGGCTGGATATAGGCACGACCAAGGTATGCGCCCTGGTGGCCGAACGCGACGAATGGGGCCACGTGAACATCCTGGGCCTCGGGCGAGCGCCTTCGACCGGGATCACCCGGGGGGTGGTGACCAACATCGAGCAGACCGTGCAGGCTATCCGGCAGGCCATACAGGAGGCTGAGCGCGCCGCAGGCGTTGAGGTGCGCGCCCTCTACGTGGGCGTGGCCGGAGAGCATATCAGCAGCTCCGAGACCCGCAGCATCGTCACTACGCGCGACGGGGAGATCCGACAGCGGGACGTAGAGCGGCTTCTGGAGGACGCGCGACGGCTGCTGCTGCCAGCCGACCGGCAGATCCTGCACCTCATGCCGCAGGAATTCATCGTCGACAACCACGTCGTCGTCCAGAACCCCGTCGGGATGGCTGGCATCCGGCTAGAGGGTCGCTTTCACGTAGTCACCGGTTTGGTTACGGCTGTGCGCAACCTGCAGCGCTGCGTAGAGCGGGCCGGATACGAAGTGGCCGATATCGTACTGCAGCCTCTGGCCTCCTCCTTGGCCGTGCTGGATCCCGAGGAGCGGCGCGCCGGGGTGGCTTTGGTAGACATCGGAGGAGGCACTACGGACGTGGCCGTCTTCGAAAACAACGTGATCCGCTACACGGCCGCCATCCCGTTTGCCGGAGATAGCGTGACCGAGGACATTCGTAAGGTGCTCCATCTGTTGCCGGAGCAAGCAGAAACGCTCAAAATCCAGTACGGCTGCGCAATGGTGGATTGGGTCCGCGACGCGACACAGATCTCTATTCCGGGCATCGGCGGCCGTCCGCCGCGGACGATACAGCGCAGCGCCTTGGCGCAGGTCATCCAGCCCCGAATGGAGGAGATCTTCGAGCTCGTCTATGAACAATTGCGCCGTTCCGGATACCTGCGCCATCTCTCCGCGGGTGTGGTTCTTACCGGAGGCGGGGCATTGCTGGCGGGTATCACGGAGCTGGCCCAACACAAGCTCGGCCTGGAAGCTCGTGTCGGCCTGCCTGTCGGGGTGCATGGCGGCATGGCCCAGGAGGTGCGCTCGCCCATGTACGCCACGGGCGTGGGACTGATCCACTACGCCTTAAGCCAGCTCCCCGAGGGCAAAGGGTCCCCGATGCGGGATCAGGGGAGGGGGCTTTGGAGGCGGTTTGTAGAGCGCATTGGACGATGGCTGGAGGAACTGTAACATAAAAGGAGTCTGGCTATGCCAGAACAACCGATGCCCTTTGTGATCGAGATCCCCACCCAAGAGGTAGCCCGTATTAAGGTCGTAGGCGTGGGAGGAGGAGGGGGCAACGCGCTGAACAACATGATCCGCCAAGGCATCAAGGGGGTGGAGTTCATCGCGG
The DNA window shown above is from Bacteroidota bacterium and carries:
- the ftsA gene encoding cell division protein FtsA; this encodes MEGLVVGLDIGTTKVCALVAERDEWGHVNILGLGRAPSTGITRGVVTNIEQTVQAIRQAIQEAERAAGVEVRALYVGVAGEHISSSETRSIVTTRDGEIRQRDVERLLEDARRLLLPADRQILHLMPQEFIVDNHVVVQNPVGMAGIRLEGRFHVVTGLVTAVRNLQRCVERAGYEVADIVLQPLASSLAVLDPEERRAGVALVDIGGGTTDVAVFENNVIRYTAAIPFAGDSVTEDIRKVLHLLPEQAETLKIQYGCAMVDWVRDATQISIPGIGGRPPRTIQRSALAQVIQPRMEEIFELVYEQLRRSGYLRHLSAGVVLTGGGALLAGITELAQHKLGLEARVGLPVGVHGGMAQEVRSPMYATGVGLIHYALSQLPEGKGSPMRDQGRGLWRRFVERIGRWLEEL
- the murB gene encoding UDP-N-acetylmuramate dehydrogenase — translated: MNGLVLEALRKLTRGEVRLQEPMARHTSLRIGGPADVFVVPRDKEDSAQIVEWLQSRAIPHFILGRGTNILVGDAGIRGVVVAIQDSLEYLHIEGARVTVGAGYSLPKLVLECLRRGLGGIEGLGGVPGSVGGAVIMNAGAYGVELFDYLLHVELIQEGRRQIRRREQVRYGYRYTDLRGALVLEAVLELPAVDPEQALRRRQELLARRNATQPLELPNAGSVFKNPPGEYAGRLIEAAGLKGFRIGGAMVSDKHANFLVNTGSATAQDMRRLIEHVRQVVQERFGVELELEIELVGEGF